One region of Acropora muricata isolate sample 2 chromosome 13, ASM3666990v1, whole genome shotgun sequence genomic DNA includes:
- the LOC136896265 gene encoding uncharacterized protein, giving the protein MERVPDPSKEALVSPLPCVCQPPGLTVKTNQFEEGRNEVRQNLPMRYSLAGSEAHIVSSDSEKTDHEIQRRTLKTQLVTGYNSVKSNLNVREGVTSGLEEEDSGVNRKKKYAVENDDVSSLSAFESRPLDLRLENEKNATKTIQFELKAENPGGEEEDKDGCSEEEMDVSRPDLLSTAGIRSNNASSAFNDAEESSVQQSQGVNNRGCEGDNGKEKPLWHLPGGEDLPVGDRDRNKGDNHAFPQEKMDLDILQHDLFSGCEGGNGKKKPWWHLPGGNLPVGDRDKDKGDNQAFAQEKMDLDISQPDLLNSTSINNNVASSALRDNSKEDDMEGCCQAKFEVENTGQCHGPSGGVDSSADSAKFAFSPSDLQHSSYCSKPSCGNTNCNYYGKAEVEHMRTHKTHKEWMQCLRCKYTRAVVQKHARTCGLNGCRIPHCYSIRKVKGDKGNVAAKRKPLKAPLVPRPSVPELPMYSKFPLWGPWCNISRVDGKVIFRNTNLMPGDYFLENRDYIVDKQVLGKGSNGQVYPVYLRSDKKKKVVVKETTYRIRKEEGEVYKLLGDHEHIVKHLGGTFRGNDGHALIFMELCDDSLYNYMESMVKRRLSVAEAMFCWLQIREAVEYLHNRGIIHKDIKAKNVLMKGRRVLLADFDTAMRLLNEVTEKGLKRRGTKGFVSPEVWDRAPHGRPADIFSMGCFLVEMTIGAPVNDTLKEKIEMLRKLDSELAELVEACVSEQPKDRPTARSLLDWPVVKRYLAAGKGGRKENVHGQETTATEDQTAMLRALEYRAGESNLRRTCEAETIDVKEL; this is encoded by the exons ATGGAGCGGGTCCCCGATCCCTCGAAGGAAGCTCTTGTTTCGCCGCTTCCATGCGTTTGTCAACCTCCTGGCTTGACCGTGAAAACGAATCAGTTTGAAGAAGGCCGTAATGAAGTCAGACAGAATTTACCGATGAGGTATAGTTTGGCTGGTTCCGAGGCACATATCGTTAGTTCAGATTCTGAGAAGACGGACCACGAAATCCAACGTCGAACCTTGAAGACGCAATTGGTTACGGGTTACAACAGTGTCAAAAGTAACCTCAACGTGCGGGAAGGCGTCACCTCTGGCTTAGAGGAAGAAGACAGCGGGGTAAACCGAAAAAAGAAGTATGCCGTCGAGaatgatgacgtttcgagcttgtCTGCGTTCGAGAGCAGACCGTTGGATCTCCGACTTGAGAACGAGAAGAACGCCACGAAAACTATTCAGTTCGAGCTAAAGGCTGAAAATCCTG GTGGGGAGGAAGAAGACAAAGATGGTTGTTCAGAGGAAGAGATGGATGTCTCTCGGCCTGATTTGCTCAGCACTGCTGGTATTAGAAGCAATAATGCAAGTAGCGCATTCAATGATGCTGAGGAATCATCTGTGCAACAAAGTCAAGGAGTGAATAATCGTGGTTGCGAAGGTGACAATGGCAAGGAGAAACCATTGTGGCATCTACCGGGTGGAGAAGATCTCCCAGTTGGTGACAGAGATAGGAACAAGGGAGATAACCATGCTTTTCCTCAAGAAAAAATGGATCTGGACATTCTTCAGCATGATTTGTTCAGTGGTTGTGAGGGTGGGAATGGCAAGAAGAAACCATGGTGGCATCTACCGGGCGGAAATCTCCCAGTTGGTGACAGAGATAAGGACAAGGGAGATAACCAGGCTTTTGCTCAAGAAAAGATGGATTTGGACATTTCGCAGCCTGATTTGCTCAACAGTACTAGTATTAACAACAATGTCGCCAGCAGTGCACTCAGAGATAATAGCAAGGAAGATGACATGGAAGGTTGTTGCCAGGCAAAGTTTGAGGTTGAAAACACTGGGCAGTGTCATGGTCCTTCTGGTGGTGTTGACTCCTCAGCTGATTCTGCAAAG TTTGCCTTCAGTCCATCAGACCTACAACATAGCAGTTACTGCTCAAAGCCTTCATGCGGCAACACTAATTGCAATTATTAT GGGAAGGCAGAAGTGGAGCACATGAGGACTCATAAGACTCATAAAGAATGGATGCAGTGTCTGCGTTGTAAATACACAAGAGCTGTTGTCCAGAAGCACGCAAGGACTTGCGGCTTGAACGGATGTAGAATTCCACATTGTTACTCTATAAG GAAGGTTAAGGGTGATAAAGGGAACGTTGCTGCAAAACGCAAACCTCTCAAGGCTCCATTGGTTCCAAGGCCATCAGTCCCTGAACTACCAATGTATTCAAAGTTTCCTCTGTGGGGGCCATGGTGTAATATCAGTCGTGTTGATGGCAAAGTGATATTTAGG AACACCAACCTTATGCCAGGAGATTATTTTCTGGAGAATAGGGATTATATTGTCGACAAACAAGTATTGGGAAAAGGTAGCAATGGCCAAGTTTATCCGGTTTACCTTCGTTCAGacaagaagaagaaagtggTTGTCAAGGAG acCACTTACAGAATTAGAAAAGAAGAGGGGGAAGTATATAAACTTCTTGGGGACCACGAGCACATTGTGAAGCACCTAGGAGGAACATTCCGAGGAAATGATGGCCATGCTTTGATATTCATGGAGCTATGTG ATGACTCCCTGTACAATTACATGGAGAGTATGGTGAAACGGCGGCTGTCAGTTGCAGAAGCCATGTTTTGTTGGCTTCAGATTCGCGAGGCTGTAGAATACCTTCACAACCGGGGCATTATCCACAAGGACATTAAGG ctAAGAACGTCCTGATGAAGGGAAGAAGAGTCCTTCTTGCTGACTTCGACACTGCCATGAGGCTCCTTAATGAAGTCACTGAAAAAGGGCTTAAACGCCGTGGCACCAAGGGCTTTGTTTCGCCTGAG GTTTGGGATCGTGCACCACATGGAAGGCCTGCTGATATTTTCAGCATGGGCTGCTTTCTGGTTGAGATGACAATAGGTGCCCCAGTCAACGACACTCTAAAGGAAAAG ATTGAGATGTTGAGGAAGTTAGATTCTGAGCTGGCGGAGTTGGTGGAAGCGTGTGTGTCG GAACAGCCAAAAGATCGCCCCACGGCCCGCTCCCTATTAGATTGGCCAGTTGTGAAGAGGTATTTAGCTGCGGGTAAAGGTGGTAGGAAGGAAAACGTTCACGGTCAGGAGACAACTGCCACGGAAGACCAAACTGCAATGCTACGTGCACTTGAATATCGAGCAGGCGAGAGCAATTTAAGGAGGACTTGTGAGGCGGAAACGATTGATGTGAAAGAACTTTAA
- the LOC136896160 gene encoding tachykinin-like peptides receptor 99D, whose amino-acid sequence MDLQREKAVIAVQSVIVIVALVGNSLVCAIIMKNPGKRTTMNCLLLNLAIADITVVAFFASRFILIQAYNHPDGKVGTILCKLLTGGTFGWIGSCASVFTLVAIAIERYYAVIRPLGNRATFTKASLKVIIPASWIFGIILCLPDFLVKDFCESYRACVANWPPAHAWMPKAYILLWTILIAAIPVSVMTVLYSRVVFTLWLKPSQAIGNDPSEQGRSRVRKRVTTMVLVVSVIFAFCWITECTDYTLLVFFPKLALGNATHVISSTLIMFNSSINPIVYALLSHRFRDEIIRMIRVTHRTRIRKRPEFMNSCENKASSNQTAED is encoded by the exons ATGGACCTTCAAAGGGAAAAAGCTGTCATTGCAGTGCAGTCCGTGATTGTCATCGTAGCACTGGTCGGCAACTCTCTTGTCTGTGCTATTATAATGAAAAATCCAGGCAAGAG GACAACAATGAATTGTCTTCTTCTCAACCTCGCCATTGCTGACATAACTGTGGTGGCGTTTTTCGCGTCGCGATTCATTTTAATCCAGGCCTATAACCACCCGGATGGAAAAGTAGGCACTATCTTATGCAAGCTATTGACAGGTGGCACTTTTGGCTGGATCGGATCATGCGCATCGGTGTTTACTCTGGTTGCCATAGCAATTGAACGTTACTACGCAGTGATTCGTCCTTTGGGAAACCGAGCCACTTTCACTAAAGCCAGCTTGAAG GTAATAATCCCCGCTTCTTGGATATTTGGCATAATTCTTTGCCTTCCAGATTTCCTGGTGAAAGATTTTTGTGAGAGCTACAGAGCATGCGTGGCTAATTGGCCCCCTGCTCATGCGTGGATGCCAAAGGCCTATATTTTGCTTTGGACAATATTAATAGCAGCTATTCCGGTCTCAGTGATGACAGTCTTGTACTCTAGAGTCGTTTTCACTTTATGGCTTAAGCCATCTCAGGCTATTGGAAACGATCCATCAGAGCAG GGTCGGTCCCGAGTGCGAAAGCGAGTGACTACCATGGTGTTGGTAGTAAGTGTCATCTTTGCTTTTTGCTGGATAACTGAATGTACAGATTACACTCTGTTGGTGTTCTTTCCTAAACTGGCGCTTGGAAATGCAACCCACGTCATTTCCTCCACACTCATTATGTTTAATTCCTCCATCAACCCTATCGTGTACGCCTTATTAAGCCATCGCTTCAGGGATGAAATCATTAGAATGATACGCGTCACTCATCGAACACGAATTCGAAAAAGGCCAGAGTTCATGAATTCTTGCGAAAACAAAGCTTCTTCTAACCAAACAGCAGAGGATTAA